The following coding sequences lie in one Mesorhizobium sp. NZP2298 genomic window:
- a CDS encoding Lrp/AsnC family transcriptional regulator encodes MTEDQLDRIDRNILSALASNGRLSMSELAAKVGLSKTPVQARVKRLEKDGYIRGYQAIIDRERMGEGHVAFVQVKLSDTRSAALDAFNRSVHSVPEIEQCHMMASSFDYLLKVRTRDIAAYRRVLGERISALPHVAQTSTFVAMETVKDR; translated from the coding sequence ATGACAGAAGACCAATTGGACCGCATCGACCGAAACATCCTGTCGGCGCTGGCAAGCAATGGCCGGCTTTCCATGTCGGAATTGGCGGCAAAGGTCGGTCTGTCGAAGACACCGGTGCAGGCGCGGGTGAAGCGGCTGGAGAAGGATGGCTATATCAGGGGCTACCAGGCAATCATCGACCGCGAGCGCATGGGCGAAGGCCATGTCGCCTTCGTCCAGGTTAAATTGTCCGACACCCGTTCAGCAGCACTCGACGCATTCAACCGGTCGGTACATTCCGTGCCTGAAATCGAGCAGTGCCACATGATGGCGTCGAGTTTCGATTACCTGTTGAAGGTCCGCACCAGGGATATCGCCGCCTATCGCCGTGTACTGGGCGAGCGCATCTCGGCCCTTCCCCACGTCGCCCAGACCTCGACCTTCGTGGCGATGGAGACGGTGAAGGACCGCTGA